The Pseudoxanthomonas suwonensis sequence TTTCGGTCCGCGCACCGGGGCGATGCGGCTGGACTACGTGCTGCCGTCGACCGGCTTCGGGCTACGCGGCAGCGGCGTGTTCTGGCCGCCGTCCGCCGACCCGGCCGCCGCCATCGCCGACGGCAGCGACCACCACCTGGTCTGGGTCGACCTGGCGCCGTAGCGGCGCCGCTCCTCGCTTCTTGTAGGAGCCGGATTCATCCGGCGACCCGACGTCGTCGGCACAGGCGACGCCCTCGTATTCCCGACGCCCGTGTCGCCGACTGAAGTCGGCTCCTACAGGGAAAGCAGCCGGCGGGTCAGTCGATCCGTACGTCGATTCCGATCGCCGCGGCCGCCTCGCGGGCGATGGCGCGGGCCGCGTCGATGCCGTCGGCGCGCGCCAGGGTCACGCCGACCCGGCGGTGGCCTTCCACCTTGGGCTTGCCGAACAGGCGCAGCGCGGTGTCCGGCGCCTGCAGCGCCGCATCCACGTTCGAGAACACCGGCACGCCATGGCCCTGCGCCAGCAGCGCGCACGAGGCCGACGGGCCGTTCTGGCGGATCGCAGGGATCGGCAGGCCGAGGATCGCGCGCGCATGCAACGCGAACTCGCTCAGTTCCTGCGAGATCAGCGTCACCAGGCCGGTATCGTGCGGCCGCGGCGACACCTCCGAGAACCACACCTGGTCGCCCTTCACGAACAGCTCCACCCCGAACAGCCCCCAGCCGCCGAGGTCGTCGGTGATCGCGCGGGCGATCGCCTGCGACCGCTCCAGCGCCAGCGGCGACATCGGCTGCGGCTGCCAGCTCTCGCGGTAGTCGCCGTCGCGCTGCAGGTGGCCAATCGGCTCGCAGAACGAAGTGCCGCCGGCGTGGCGCACGGTCAGCAGGGTGATCTCGTAGTCGAAGTCGACGAAGCCCTCGACGATGCAGCGGCCGGCGCCGGCGCGGCCGCCGGTCTGCGCGTACTCCCAGGCCGCGTCGATCTCCTCGGGCGCGCGCACCGTGCTCTGGCCCTTGCCCGAGGACGACATCACCGGCTTGACCACGCACGGCAGGCCGACCGCGGCGATCGCGGCGCGGTATTCCTCGAGGGTGTCGACGAAGTGGTACGGCGAGGTCGGCAGGCCCAGGGTCTCGGCGGCCAGGCGGCGGATGCCCTCGCGGTCCATGGTCAGGCGCGCGGCGCGCGCGGTCGGGATCACCTTCTGCCCGTGCTCCTGCTCCAGCTGGATCAGGGTCTCGGTGTGGATCGCCTCGATTTCCGGGACGATCAGGTCGGGCTGCTCCAGCGCGACCAGCTCGCGCAGGGCGAAGGTGTCGAGCATGTCCAGCACGTGGCTGCGGTGGGCGACCTGCATCGCCGGGGCGTCGGCGTAGCGGTCGGCGGCGACCACTTCCACGCCCAGCCGCTGCAGTTCGATGGCGACCTCCTTGCCCAGTTCGCCCGAGCCCAGCAGCAGGACGCGGGTGGCGTGGGGGGACAGCGGGGTTCCGATACGGACCATGGTCGGCAAAGAGGCTGGTGGAAGGCCGCACAGTTTAACGGCCCCCACTTTCCGGCCCGATGACGGCGCCGCAGCCGGGGCCGTTGACAATTGATATCATTTTGATATCTTTCATTCGCGACCCAGGAGACCTCGCCATGAAAGAGCTTCCGATCCGTTCCCTGCCCGGCATCCCCGTCCTCATCGCGGCCATCCTCGCGGGAATCGCCGCGGTCTGGCTGTTCATGCGCGGCGTCGGTATCGCCGGCCCGCCGGGCGGCGGCCTTTACGTCGCCGCCGCGGCCGTGCTGACCCTGGTCGTCGTGCTGACGCTCGTCGGCCTGTACTCGATCCAGCCCAACCAGGCCGCGGTGCTGAGCCTGTTCGGCAAGTACGTGGGCACGGTCAAGGAGGCCGGCCTGCGCTGGAACAACCCCTTCTACTCCAAGCGCAAGGTCAGCCAGCGCGTGCGCAACTTCGAGAGCGGCAAGCTCAAGGTCAACGAGCTGGACGGCAGCCCGATCGAGATCGCCGCGGTGATCGTGTGGCAGGTCGTCGACGCCTCCGAGGCGGTGTTCAACGTCGACGATTACGAGAGCTTCGTCCACATCCAGTCCGAGGCGGCGCTGCGGGCGATGGCCTCCAGCTACCCCTACGACCAGCACGACGAGGGCCAGACCGCGCTGCGCAGCCACCCGCAGGAGATCTCCGAGCATCTGCAGGCGCAGATCGCCGAGCGCCTGGGCACCGCCGGCGTTGAAGTGATCGAGGCGCGGATCAGCCACCTGGCCTACGCGCCGGAGATCGCCCAGGTGATGCTGCAGCGGCAGCAGGCCAACGCGGTGATCGCCGCGCGGACCCGGATCGTCGCCGGCGCGGTGGGCATGGTCGAGATGGCCCTGGCCGAACTGCAGAAGAACGGCGTCGTGCAGCTGGACGAGGAGCGCAAGGCGCAGATGGTCGGCAACCTGCTGGTCGTGCTGTGCGGCGAGCGCGGCATGCAGCCGGTCCTCAACGCCGGGTCGATCTACTGATGGAGGCGCTGGCGCCGCTGCTGGTCGCCGTGTCCGGGTTGCCGGCGCTGGGCATCGCCGCCTGGTACACGAGCGATGCCGCCGGTCCCCACGCCCGCGGCATCGCCCTGCGCTGGGCGCTGATCGCGCTGGCGATATTCCTCGGCGCCGGCGCCCTGTACTGGGCCGGCGGCGAGCGGACGCGGACCACCGCGGTGGTGGTGGCGATGCTGGTGGCGGTCAACGCGCTGGCGGTGTCGCTGGTCCTGCACCTGCGCCGCGGCGACCGGGACGCGGGACGATGAGCGAGAAGAAGGCCTATCCGCTGCGGATCAACGCCGACGTGCTGGCGGCGGCGCAGCGCTGGGCCGACGACGAGCTGCGCAGCCTCAACGCGCAGATCGAATACGTGCTGCGCGACGCGCTGCGCAAGGCGGGCCGGCTGCCGAAGCCGGGCGACAACCGGGAGAAGGAATCATGAGCACGCGCTGGCAATACCAGGTGGTCGAGATCAAGCCGACGATGCTGGGCGGCTTCAAGCCCGAGGCGGTACAGGAAGCGCTTGCCCAGCAGGGGCGGCAGGGCTGGGAACTGGTGGGGGTCGTGTCGCCCGGCACGATGATGGCGCTGCTGGCGGTGTTCAAGCGCGAAGGCTGAGGAGACGCCATGTTGCACGTCGTGCATCTGATCGAACGCCGCCGCGGCCGGCGCGCGCCCTACGTGGCGCTGTTCCTGGTCCTGCTGGCGTCGCTGGCGCTGGCCGCCGGCGCGGCGCTGCTCGCGCGCTGAACCCGGCCCGCCCCATGGCCACCACGCACCCTGCCTCCGTCGCGCCCGCCTCCGCGCTGGAAGACCTGAAGATCGCCGCGACCTGGGCCGTGCTCGCCGGCCTGTCGGCGGCGGCACTCATTCCGTACGTCGCCCAGCTCATGCCCGAGGTCTTCGCCAAGGTGCCGCTGCCGCTGGGCGTGATCGCCGCCGCGCAGGGCGCGCAGGCCATGGCCGTCGCCGGCGTACTGGCCTGGCTCGGCCTGCGCATGGGGCACCGGGTCGGCCTCGGCAGCCCGGTGATGCACGCCTGGCTGGTGCGGCGGCAACGCCCGGACTGGGCGCGCCTGCAGCCGGCGCGCGCGGCGCTGCTGGGCATCGCCGCCGCCCTGGCCATCCTCGCCCTCGCCCCGCTGATCGACCGGGCGATGCCGCCGATGCTGCAGCCGCCGGCGACGGCCAGCGCCGGCGCGACCGCGCTCAACGGCTTCCTGGCCTCGTTCTACGGAGGCATCGTCGAGGAACTGATCCTGCGGCTGTTCCTGATGACGCTGCTGTTGTGGATCGTGGCACGGCTGTGCGGCCGCACGCCGCCGGCCTGGGCCTACTGGGCCGCGATCGTCGCCGCGGCGCTGCTGTTCGGTGCCGGGCACCTGCCGGCCGCGGCGCAGATCTGGGGACTGGAGCCGGTGGTGGTGCTGCGCACGTTGCTGCTCAACGGCATCGCCGGAGTGGCGTTCGGCTGGCTGTACTGGAAGCGCGGCATCGAGATGGCGATGCTGGCGCACTTCAGCGCCGACCTCGTGCTGCACGTCGCCGCTCCCCTGCTCGCTCCGGGATCCGCACCATGACCGACCACACCGATCCCCGCCTGCAACTGGCCCAACCGGGCGCGCGCAGCGGCTTCTGGCTGTTCGCGCTGACCTTCGTGCTTCCCGTGGCGATCACCGTGGTCGCCGTGGCGGTGTCGGCATCGAGGAGCGGCGGCGCCGGCCTGGCGGATTACCTGGCCCTGGGCGGGGTGATCCTGCTGTGCGGCGTGCTGTGGCAGGTGCTTTCGAGGTTCATGCGCCGGCAGGCGCTGTCGCTGTCGGCCGAGGCGCTGGAGGTGCGCTCCAGCTTCTACCGCAGCCGCACCTTGCTGTCGGAGCTGAAGCTGGACCAGGCCCGTGTGGTCGACCTGGACGAGCACATCGAACTGCGACCGATGCTCAAGACCAACGGCTTCGCCC is a genomic window containing:
- a CDS encoding CPBP family glutamic-type intramembrane protease, whose product is MATTHPASVAPASALEDLKIAATWAVLAGLSAAALIPYVAQLMPEVFAKVPLPLGVIAAAQGAQAMAVAGVLAWLGLRMGHRVGLGSPVMHAWLVRRQRPDWARLQPARAALLGIAAALAILALAPLIDRAMPPMLQPPATASAGATALNGFLASFYGGIVEELILRLFLMTLLLWIVARLCGRTPPAWAYWAAIVAAALLFGAGHLPAAAQIWGLEPVVVLRTLLLNGIAGVAFGWLYWKRGIEMAMLAHFSADLVLHVAAPLLAPGSAP
- a CDS encoding DUF4177 domain-containing protein → MSTRWQYQVVEIKPTMLGGFKPEAVQEALAQQGRQGWELVGVVSPGTMMALLAVFKREG
- the purT gene encoding formate-dependent phosphoribosylglycinamide formyltransferase — encoded protein: MVRIGTPLSPHATRVLLLGSGELGKEVAIELQRLGVEVVAADRYADAPAMQVAHRSHVLDMLDTFALRELVALEQPDLIVPEIEAIHTETLIQLEQEHGQKVIPTARAARLTMDREGIRRLAAETLGLPTSPYHFVDTLEEYRAAIAAVGLPCVVKPVMSSSGKGQSTVRAPEEIDAAWEYAQTGGRAGAGRCIVEGFVDFDYEITLLTVRHAGGTSFCEPIGHLQRDGDYRESWQPQPMSPLALERSQAIARAITDDLGGWGLFGVELFVKGDQVWFSEVSPRPHDTGLVTLISQELSEFALHARAILGLPIPAIRQNGPSASCALLAQGHGVPVFSNVDAALQAPDTALRLFGKPKVEGHRRVGVTLARADGIDAARAIAREAAAAIGIDVRID